One window of the Colletotrichum destructivum chromosome 4, complete sequence genome contains the following:
- a CDS encoding Putative peptidase M24, creatinase/aminopeptidase — protein sequence MHWLTTFVPAVTALLWEPALGDPTPKYNPLPPLREQARIQDAWTKERKAGIPALLKKHGVEAWVISQREYAEETVFWSLKPASTFSARRRTTCLFLAEPLAALSSSTNPPPEGSFASTQQPGCVVGWTTDVWATLKSQLEAANPATVAVDAHPEIAFASGLHAGEYRAMTAGLGSEWTSRMVVKPEIAVEFIATQPRSRLPRYRKIMETAWAMIARGFSAHVVVPGRTTTADLEWWFREEMLANNFSTWFHPSVSVVDEALPWAAEMGTEMEAGAHEGAGGRVIQYGDMLHVDFGLTAMGLNTDTQHLGYVLRPGEKDVPQGLKDGLKKGNRLQDIVRRNIAVGRTGNEMLKASLGEMHAEGIQGRVYTHPIGDWGHSAGPLIGMTNMQDYVSASGELAAVRNMWFSVELLVEHYVPERNQTLWFALEEDVYWAGEEKGWQWVYGRQEEFHLVKTAETQGTMEEL from the exons ATGCATTGGCTCACCACATTCGTCCCGGCCGTCACCGCTCTCCTCTGGGAGCcggccctcggcgacccGACGCCAAAGTACAACCCTCTCCCGCCCCTCCGCGAGCAGGCCCGCATTCAGGATGCGTGGACCAAGGAGCGTAAGGCGggcatccctgccctcctCAAGAAGCACGGCGTCGAAGCCTGGGTG ATAAGCCAGCGCGAGTACGCCGAAGAGACCGTCTTCTGGTCCCTGAAGCCGGCATCCACCTtctccgcccgccgccgcacgacgtgcctcttcctcgccgagccccTCGCAGCCCTCTCGTCTTCCACCAATCCCCCTCCCGAGGGCTCTTTCGCATCCACGCAGCAGCCGGGCTGCGTCGTGGGCTGGACCACCGACGTCTGGGCCACCCTCAAGTCGCagctcgaggcggcgaaccccgccaccgtcgccgtcgacgcgcaTCCGGAGATCGCCTTCGCCAGCGGCCTGCACGCGGGCGAGTACCGCGCCATGACGGCCGGCCTGGGCAGTGAGTGGACGTCGCGCATGGTCGTCAAGCCCGAGATCGCCGTCGAGTTCATCGCGACCCAGCCGCGGTCGAGACTGCCGCGGTACCGCAAGATCATGGAGACGGCGTGGGCTATGATCGCACGCGGATTCAGCGcgcacgtcgtcgtccccggtcggacgacgacggcggaccTGGAGTGGTGGTTTCGGGAGGAGATGCTGGCGAACAACTTCTCGACCTGGTTCCACCCGAGCgtcagcgtcgtcgacgaggcgctgCCGTGGGCTGCCGAGATGGGGACGGAGATGGAGGCGGGCGCGCATGAGGGCGCCGGGGGCAGGGTCATTCAGTACGGCGACATGCTGCATGTCGACTTTGGGCTGACTGCCATGGGATTGAACACTGACACCCAGCACCTGGGCTATGTCCTGCGTCCAGGCGAAAAGGACGTCCCCCAGGGCCTGAAAGATGGCCTGAAGAAGGGAAACAGGCTGCAGGATATCGTAAGGCGCAACATCGCCGTGGGCAGGACCGGAAATGAGATGCTCAAGGCCTCGCTGGGGGAAATGCATGCCGAGGGTATCCAGGGGCGCGTCTACACGCATCCGATTGGGGACTGGGGGCACTCCGCCGGACCTTTGATCG GAATGACAAACATGCAAGACTACGTCTCGGCCTCTGGCGAGCTCGCCGCTGTCCGCAACATGTGGTTCagcgtcgagctgctcgtgGAGCACTACGTCCCCGAGAGAAACCAGACATTATGGTTCGCCTTGGAGGAGGACGTGTACTgggccggcgaggagaagggatgGCAGTGGGTGTACGGGCGACAGGAGGAGTTTCATCTGGTCAAGACGGCAGAGACGCAAGGGACCATGGAAGAATTGTAG
- a CDS encoding Putative glycoside hydrolase family 71, which yields MKFTTLVTGLLAAVTQVRAAAVVAHFMLINTKNYTMSDFEDDFKLAKDAHIDAFALNMGLTDPNTAESLEDAFTAAKTVGFQLFFSFDYNGGYLGGKPWPKETILEMGDKYFKRDEYFKYADKPVASTFEGTENAKDWIEIKEKTGAFFIPDWSSISPEAALALADGVADGLFSWNAWPIGDQDMTSKGDAAYQWALKGKPYMMPVSPWFYTNLPGYNKNWVWRGDDLWYDRWVQVMEIMPTFVQIISWNDYGESHHIGPVRSNALEAFEVGKAPFNYALDHPHDGWRHTLPHLIESYKNAVQPDIKTESLTTWYRSSPALACKDGGTTANTEAHAQKVLAPAEVVRDKIFYSALLTSAAEVTVSVGGKAQKGAWTSTPDNGKGVYHGSVPFLGVGEVVITMTKYGTEIARIKGVDITDECPGGMTNWNAWVAAVDALHVDDPSPTPTQTGDGPKSTANGGGGDDDSAATSLTRGGLVYVAVVLVSMVIAGVV from the exons ATGAAGTTTACTACCCTTGTCACCGGcctcctggccgccgtcactCAAGTCCGTGCCGCGGCTGTCGTCGCTCACTTCATG ctcatcaacaccaagaaCTACACCATGAGCGACTTTGAAGACGACTTCAAGCTCGCCAAGGACGCCCACAtcgacgccttcgccctcaACATGGGCCTGACGGACCCCAACACCGCCGAGTCCCTCGAGGATGCCTTCACCGCGGCCAAGACGGTCGGCTTccagctcttcttctccttcgactACAACGGCGGCTAcctcggcggcaagcccTGGCCCAAGGAGACCATCCTCGAGATGGGCGACAAGTACTTCAAGCGCGACGAGTACTTCAAGTACGCCGACAAGCCCGTCGCCTCCACCTTTGAGGGCACCGAGAACGCCAAGGACTGGATcgagatcaaggagaagacgggcgccTTCTTCATCCCGGACTGGTCTTCCATCTCACCCGAAGCGGCGTTGGccctggccgacggcgtggccgACGGCCTGTTCAGTTGGAACGCTTGGCCCATCGGGGACCAGGACATGACTTCCAAGGGCGACGCCGCCTACCAGTGGGCGTTGAAGGGGAAGCCCTACATGATGCCCGTCTCACCATGGTTCTACACCAACCTGCCCGGGTACAACAAGAACTGGGTCTGGCGCGGTGATGATCTCTGGTATGACCGTTGGGTCCAGGTCATGGAGATCATGCCCAC CTTCGTCCAAATCATCTCCTGGAACGACTACGGCGAGTCCCATCACATCGGTCCCGTCCGCTCCAACGCGCTTGAGGCCTTCGAGGTCGGCAAAGCCCCCTTCAACTACGCCCTCGACCACCCCCACGACGGCTGGCGCCACACCCTACCCCACCTCATTGAAAGCTACAAGAACGCCGTGCAGCCTGACATCAAGACCGAGTCCCTTACGACCTGGTAccgctcctcgccggcccTCGCTTGCAAGGACGGCGGCACAACCGCCAACACCGAGGCCCACGCCCAAAAGGTACtcgcgccggccgaggtcgtccgCGACAAGATCTTCTACTCGGCGCTTctcacctccgccgccgaggtcaccgtctccgtcggcggcaaggcgcAGAAGGGCGcctggacctcgacgccggaCAACGGCAAGGGCGTCTACCACGGCAGCgtccccttcctcggcgtcggcgaggtcgtcatcaCGATGACCAAGTACGGCACCGAGATCGCCAGGATCAAAGGGGTCGACATCACCGACGAGTGCCCTGGCGGCATGACCAACTGGAACGCCTgggtggccgccgtcgacgcgctGCACGTCGACGACCCGAGTCCTACGCCTACGCAGACCGGCGACGGGCCCAAGAGCACGgcgaacggcggcggcggtgacgacgactCGGCGGCCACTTCGCTTACGCGGGGAGGCCTCGTCTACGTCGCTGTCGTTCTTGTCAGCATGGTCATTGCCGGCGTGGTGTGA
- a CDS encoding Putative lipoyltransferase/lipoate-protein ligase produces MFSPRTLPRASFRTGFSLQCLTHKTRLFSALAASPSSKTQVYISTSRSPYTNLSIEHHLLQTTPSNSTVLFLYTNRPSIVIGRNQNPWLEVNLPLLQSLGPDSNGKDVVDLVRRRSGGGTVFHDEGNVNYSVICPPANFDRDTHAEMVVRALRSLGVDGVAVNCRHDIVMILPPPSAPGALSEKKPADDAAPLTSPAASCTKPKVNAENTFKISGSAYKLTRLRSLHHGTCLLSSPNLARIGSFLRSPAEPFIKGRGVESVRSRIRNVGVADTKTFEDAVVKEFGRMYGDFDVRAELGDEDAQGEEKIRKGMTELESHDWTFGQTPLFTFSTHPSEDDARERPKLPGHFNLAFESRHGLVQKFSLFGLPSGEDASSLSESMVNARIWEISDWAQRLRAGGLNGKDASSIGKWLNSLLGTKESRD; encoded by the exons ATGTTCTCACCACGTACATTACCGCGGGCTTCTTTCCGTACCGGATTTTCACTGCAGTGTTTAACTCACAAAACCCGTCTCTTCTCGGCTCTCGCCGCTTCGCCGTCCTCAAAAACCCAGGTCTATATCTCAACCTCGCGCTCCCCTTACACGAACCTCTCCATTGAGCACCACCTCCTGCAGACGACGCCCTCCAACTCGACCGTTCTGTTCCTCTACACTAACCGCCCCAGCATCGTCATTGGCCGCAACCAGAACCCGTGGCTCGAGGTCAACCTCCCCTTACTCCAGTCTCTTGGCCccgacagcaacggcaaggatgtcgtcgacctcgttcgccgccgcagcggcggcggcaccgtgTTCCACGACGAGGGAAACGTGAACTACTCCGTCATCTGCCCGCCCGCAAACTTTGACCGCGACACGCACGCCGAGATGGTCGTCCGCGCCCTGCGGTCcctgggcgtcgacggcgtggccgTGAACTGCCGGCACGACATCGTCATGATCCTTCCGCCTCCCTCTGCCCCTGGAGCACtctcggagaagaagcccgcAGACGACGCCGCGCCCTTGACCTctccggcggcgtcgtgcaCCAAGCCCAAGGTGAACGCGGAGAACACCTTCAAGATCTCCGGCTCGGCGTACAAGCTCACGCGCCTGCGCTCGCTCCACCACGGGACCTGTCTGCTGTCGTCCCCGAACCTGGCGCGCATCGGCAGCTTCCTGCGGTCTCCAGCCGAGCCCTTCATCAagggccgcggcgtcgagagTGTGCGTTCCCGGATCCGCAACGTCGGCGTGGCTGACACCAAGACgttcgaggacgccgtcgtgAAGGAGTTTGGAAGGATGTACGGCGACTTCGATGTGCGGGCCGAGCTCGGGGACGAGGATGctcaaggagaagagaagatTCGGAAGGGAATGACGGAGCTGGAG TCTCACGACTGGACATTTGGCCAAACCCCTCTCTTCACTTTCTCGACCCACCCTTCAGAAGACGACGCACGAGAACGCCCAAAGCTTCCGGGTCAT TTCAACCTCGCATTCGAATCCCGCCATGGTCTCGTACAAAAGTTCTCCCTGTTCGGCCTGCCATCCGGCGAGGATGCGAGCAGTCTCTCGGAGTCTATGGTAAATGCTCGAATCTGGGAGATTAGCGACTGGGCGCAGCGTCTTCGCGCAGGCGGGCTGAACGGAAAGGATGCTTCGTCCATTGGGAAATGGCTGAACTCGCTTTTGGGAACGAAGGAATCGAGAGATTAG
- a CDS encoding Putative chorismate synthase, with protein sequence MSTFGSYFKVTTYGESHGKSVGVIVDGVPPGMALTEADIQPQLNRRRPGQSSITTPRNEKDRVVIQSGTEFGVTLGTPIGMLVQNEDQRPKDYGNSTMDRFPRPSHADWTYLEKYGVKASSGGGRSSARETIARVAAGALAEKYLREAYGTEITAFTTSVGNCHLFPPTPEHPTPSTNPGFLSLLNTIDRDTVDQYLPVRCPHEETNEKMIDLISEFKKREDSIGGTVTCVIRNPPSALGEPCFDKLEAQLAHAMLSIPATKGFEIGSGFGGCEIPGSQHNDAFIKAPEADLAADAQRMGIPRSKLTTKTNYSGGIQGGISNGAPIYFRVAFKPAATIGQDQTTATYDGSEEGVLAAKGRHDPCVVPRAIPIVEAMAAIVLLDALMAQHARQVTKSLLPPIKRENGKA encoded by the exons ATGTCGACGTTCGGTTCCTACTTCAAGGTCACGAC CTACGGCGAGTCTCACGGCAAGTCggtcggcgtcatcgtcgatggcgtcccGCCCGGCATGGCCctcaccgaggccgacatTCAGCCCCAGCTGaatcgccgccgtcccggcCAGAGCTCCATCACGACGCCGCGAAACGAAAAGGACCGCGTCGTCATCCAGAGCGGCACCGAGTTCGGCGTCACCCTCGGCACCCCGATTGGCATGCTCGTCCAGAATGAGGACCAGCGTCCGAAGGATTACGGCAACTCGACCATGGACAGGTTCCCCCGTCCCTCCCACGCCGACTGGACCTACCTCGAGAAGTACGGCGTGAAGGCGtcgtccggcggcggccgctcCTCCGCCCGCGAGACCATCGCTCGCGTCGCCGCTGGCGCCCTCGCTGAGAAGTACCTCCGCGAAGCTTACGGCACCGAGATCACCGCTTTCACGACCAGCGTCGGCAACTGCCACCTCTTCCCACCGACGCCTGAGCACCCGACCCCGTCGACGAACCCCGGCTTCCTCTCGCTGCTCAACACCATCGATCGCGACACCGTCGACCAGTACCTCCCTGTCCGCTGCCCGCACGAAGAGACCAACGAAAAGATGATTGACCTCATCAGCGAGTTCAAAAAGCGCGAGGacagcatcggcggcaccgtcaccTGCGTCATCCGCAACCCCCCCTCGGCCCTCGGCGAGCCCTGCttcgacaagctcgaggcccagctcgcccacgCCATGCTCAGCATCCCCGCCACCAAGGGCTTCGAGATCGGCTCGGGCTTCGGCGGCTGCGAGATCCCTGGCTCGCAGCACAACGACGCCTTCATCAAggcgcccgaggccgacctcgccgccgacgcccagcgCATGGGCATCCCGCGGTCCAAACTGACCACCAAGACCAACTACTCGGGTGGCATCCAGGGCGGTATCTCCAACGGCGCGCCCATCTACTTCCGTGTTGCCTTCAAGCCTGCCGCCACCATCGGCCAGGACCAGACGACGGCCACCTACGACGGTTCCGAGGAGGGCGTTCTGGCAGCCAAGGGCCGTCACGACCCGTGCGTCGTGCCCCGCGCCAtccccatcgtcgaggccatggccgccatcgtGCTGCTGGACGCGCTCATGGCGCAACACGCGAGACAAGTGACCAAGagcctgctgccgccgatcAAGAGAGAAAATGGCAAGGCGTGA